The Hippoglossus hippoglossus isolate fHipHip1 chromosome 21, fHipHip1.pri, whole genome shotgun sequence genome contains a region encoding:
- the col4a2 gene encoding collagen alpha-2(IV) chain isoform X2, translating to MQGQHTGGLKSLRLLLLCLFCAILVSGAHAGGKKHSGPCGGRDCSGDCKCFPEKGGRGQPGPVGPQGPHGPTGRPGDHGIQGQKGHKGDGGRGGIIGPKGSVGQTGVPGFSGNDGIPGHPGQAGPRGRPGADGCNGTKGDSGLSRQPGYNGSPGFPGQSGRKGEKGDSLELSVYMQRFRGDPGTPGMHGIFGPPGKPGWQGNRGFPGPKGPPGGPGPRGPKGTMTKVFKGIRGDQGDIGLPGVQGNSTHPHSGPPYGPHYGVKGSPGEKGLKGESGDVDQGETGVMGFTGSRGEPGADGRPGPRGDSGDAGPRGRDGYKGVRGEPGELITSGSSWSPAGGPPGPFGERGPHGERGPVGDQGFPGPTGRPASDTQQQVWDFFGPFGIKGEQGEKGPEGEPGSPAVSVGPPGAKGRPGSMGSRGRTQTWDEVFKGAPGGRGRPGNAGYKGVKGDHGECECSVVNSPSGPPGPVGNPGDPGMTGEFGQEGDSGDPGPRGNDGSTGSSGFNGEPGPKGQKGKASVATQKGYPGDLGDPGRDGEPGAQGVPGLNGLPGFPGSQGPPGEGPWGERGDKGFLGLPGQPGVAGQRGEPGAVLGALKGQRGLPGDDGLAGYHGVPGTTGSPGPCNTLPGPPGQPGLPGPTGLPGFQGLQGQKGPRGILGVHGEKGETGEQGVGGRPGPPGFPGPRGEVGFPGSIGSLGVPGSSGMPGRHGGQGEKGFHGEIIGASPGGSGDSGLIGLQGNKGQTGNQGDPGHPGMGGMPGMIGFKGESGPRGLQGEQGRPGPAGKYGYPGDPGQAGQPGPHGATGQPGFTGERGSEGESGPPGPIGLKGMPGGYGDDGVLGEYGSSGNPGEPGADGRPGAPGMKGYKGSSGMSGFEGSRGYPGGKGFGGLPGEPGVPGQVGLKGVTGQSGLKGERGVSGPSGEKPQIPAKMIVDMKGVKGERGHRGNQGFIGPRGSKGFHGFPGSGGTHGLPGDPSNDKGYYGDPGAQGLPGIKGMPGPTGNRGISGFQGMSGNRGIKGSPGAYGATGDKGRKGVRGDKGLHIDLPGPTGLRGEDGFQGVLGQTGLIGYTGDRGATGFDGIEGKKGYSGVPGISGQGGSDGQRGTPGNQGQKGFPGIPGEDGRPGFPGFPGNKGFIGLKGLYGLHGLKGQKGIPGTPGLDIVGPAGEPGVKGGKGESGDPNSQPGFPGTVGLKGFQGTLGDQGHPGPPGFRGPTGPDGTPDRPGESGDPGFIGREGLPGFPGPRGFPGVDAPPGEKGISGSNGYPGVNGVKGSKGYQGSVGFRGPSGVSGKKGVKGGQGMMGVPGHTGVKGERGPVGPKGNTGEPGYRGYPGSQGPAPLPDRVPGERGPAGPQGFHGPVGVRGDIGPQGPPGDAGFMGPIGQKGMPGISGTPGTSGFRGEVGRMGHPGLQGMEGRRGSPGISGLPGMAGRSVSVGYLLVKHSQSEQTPMCPVGMSKLWNGYSLLYLEGQEKAHNQDLGLAGSCLPRFSTMPFLYCNPGDLCYYASRNDKSYWLSTTAPLPMMPVEEGEIKPYISRCSVCEAPSVAIAVHSQDITIPQCPAGWRSLWIGYSYLMHTAAGNEGGGQSLSSPGSCLEDFRTTPFIECNGAKGTCHYFANKQSFWLTSIDQSFHANPASETLKAGQLLSRISRCQVCMKNL from the exons GGTGGGAAGAAGCACAGCGGCCCCTGCGGAGGAAGAGACTGCAGCGGAGATTGTAAATGTTTCCCAGAGAAGGGTGGCAGG GGTCAACCTGGGCCTGTTGGTCCCCAGGGTCCACACGGGCCTACGGGAAGACCAGGTGATCACGGCATCCAGGGACAAAAGGGCCACAAAGGCGACGGTGGCCGTGGTGGCATCATAGGTCCTAAAGGAAGCGTG GGACAAACCGGCGTTCCTGGGTTTTCAGGAAACGATGGCATACCT GGACACCCAGGACAAGCTGGGCCCAGAGGGAGGCCAGGTGCTGACGGTTGTAACGGGACAAAGGGAGACTCAGGTTTATCGCGACAACCTGGTTATAATGGCTCACCTGGTTTTCCT GGACAATCCGgcaggaagggagagaagggagactCTCTGGAGCTGAGTGTGTACATGCAGCGTTTCAGG GGAGATCCCGGCACACCAGGGATGCACGGAATATTT GGGCCTCCAGGAAAGCCAGGATGGCAGGGTAACAGAGGCTTCCCAGGACCAAAG GGTCCCCCAGGGGGTCCAGGTCCACGAGGACCAAAG GGCACCATGACCAAAGTGTTTAAAGGAATCAGAGGAGACCAA GGGGACATTGGACTTCCAGGCGTGCAAGGAAACTCCACTCATCCTCATTCTGGGCCCCCCTACGGACCCCACTATGGAGTCAAG GGAAGTCCTGGAGAAAAAGGTCTGAAAGGAGAAAGCGGAGATGTG GACCAAGGAGAAACTGGTGTAATGGGATTCACTGGATCACGG GGTGAACCTGGCGCAGATGGCAGACCTGGACCAAGG GGGGATTCTGGTGACGCAGGACCAAGAGGCAGAGATGGATATAAG GGAGTCAGAGGTGAACCAGGAGAGCTGATCACATCTGGATCCTCATGGTCTCCAGCAG GTGGACCTCCGGGTCCCTTTGGTGAGCGGGGTCCACATGGAGAGAGGGGCCCAGTAGGAGATCAAGGCTTCCCCGGACCCACAGGACGTCCTGCCTCTGACACACAGCAACAAG TGTGGGACTTTTTCGGGCCATTTGGCATAAAGGGGGAACAAGGAGAGAAGGGCCCAGAAGGGGAACCAGGGAGCCCTGCAGTCAGTGTAGGACCCCCAGGGGCCAAGGGGCGCCCAGGGTCCATGGGCTCTCGAggacgcacacaaacat gGGATGAGGTCTTTAAGGGGGCTCCAGGCGGGAGAGGAAGGCCCGGCAACGCAGGCTATAAAGGAGTGAAAG GTGACCATGGAGAATGTGAGTGCAGTGTTGTAAACTCTCCATCGGGACCACCTGGCCCTGTTGGGAATCCAGGTGATCCTGGGATGACGGGAGAGTTCGGTCAGGAGGGTGATTCAGGAGACCCAGGTCCCCGGGGCAATGATGGGTCCACT GGCTCTTCTGGGTTCAATGGGGAACCGGGGCCAAAAGGCCAAAAAGGAAAAGCAAGTGTGGCCACACAGAAAG GATATCCTGGAGATCTGGGGGATCCTGGAAGAGACGGTGAGCCGGGAGCACAAGGTGTTCCAGGCCTAAACGGTTTACCTGGTTTCCCTGGTAGCCAAGGTCCTCCG GGAGAAGGTCCCTGGGGAGAACGTGGAGACAAAGGTTTCCTAGGTCTACCTGGTCAACCCGGTGTAGCCGGGCAGAGGGGAGAGCCAGGTGCCGTCCTTGGGGCCCTCAAAGGCCAGCGTGGTTTACCTGGTGATGACGGTCTTGCAGGCTATCATGGAGTTCCTGGAACAACTGGCAGTCCAG GTCCTTGTAATACACTTCCAGGACCTCCTGGGCAGCCTGGACTTCCAGGACCCACTGGATTACCAGGTTTCCAAG GTCTACAAGGCCAAAAAGGACCACGGGGTATACTTGGAGTTCacggagagaaaggagaaacaGGAGAGCAAGGCGTGGGTGGCCGTCCTGGACCACCAG GTTTTCCCGGCCCACGTGGTGAAGTGGGATTTCCTGGCAGCATAGGTTCACTTGGTGTCCCTGGTTCATCCGGTATGCCCGGGCGACACGGGGGACAAGGTGAGAAGGGTTTTCATGGAGAGATCATCGGGGCTTCACCTGGAGGCAGCGGTGATTCTGGGCTGATTGGGCTTCAAGGAAATAAGGGCCAGACTGGGAATCAAGGAGATCCCGGACATCCAG GAATGGGTGGCATGCCTGGAATGATTGGCTTCAAAGGAGAGAGTGGACCTAGAGGACTGCAGGGGGAGCAAGGGAGGCCTGGGCCTGCTGGCAAGTATGGCTACCCCGGTGATCCTGGGCAAGCAGGTCAACCTGGGCCTCATGGTGCTACTGGACAGCCAG GTTTCACTGGAGAGAGGGGAAGTGAAGGAGAATCAGGCCCTCCAGGTCCCATCGGATTAAAAGGAATGCCTGGGGGGTACGGTGATGACGGTGTCCTTGGAGAGTATGGCTCATCTGGTAATCCTGGAGAGCCAGGTGCAGATGGACGCCCAGGAGCCCCAGGAATGAAGG GATATAAAGGATCTTCCGGCATGTCAGGCTTCGAGGGGAGCAGGGGTTATCCCGGGGGGAAGGGCTTCGGGGGGCTGCCAGGAGAACCTGGAGTGCCAGGCCAAGTCGGCCTAAAAGGAGTGACAGGTCAAAGTGGACTGAAGG GTGAACGTGGTGTGAGTGGTCCATCAGGGGAGAAGCCTCAGATCCCTGCCAAGATGATTGTTGACATGAAGGGTGTCAAGGGAGAGCGCGGACATCGAGGAAATCAAGGTTTCATCGGGCCAAGAG GTTCTAAGGGTTTTCATGGTTTTCCTGGCAGCGGGGGAACTCATGGTTTACCTGGAGATCCCAGCAATGACAAAGGATACTACGGAGATCCAGGTGCACAGGGGCTCCCTGGGATCAAGGGAATGCCAGGCCCGACTGGCAATCGAGGAATTTCTGGTTTTCAAGGAATGTCGGGAAACAGG GGAATTAAAGGAAGTCCCGGTGCCTATGGTGCAACAggagacaaaggcaggaagGGGGTCAGAG GTGATAAAGGTCTTCATATAGACCTTCCAGGACCCACcggactgagaggagaggacggcTTCCAAGGAGTTCTCG GCCAAACAGGACTGATTGGATACACTGGGGACAGGGGTGCTACTGGTTTTGATGGTATTGAAGGGAAAAAGGGCTATTCAGGTGTTCCAGGAATATCAGGACAAGGAG gCTCAGACGGGCAGAGGGGAACTCCTGGTAACCAGGGTCAAAAAGGCTTTCCTGGAATTCCTGGAGAAGATGGCCGCCCGGGTTTTCCTGGGTTTCCAGGCAACAAAG GTTTCATTGGCCTGAAGGGCCTTTATGGATTACATGGACTGAAAGGACAGAAGGGTATCCCAGGAACACCAG GTCTGGATATCGTTGGACCAGCTGGCGAGCCCGGAGTCAaaggaggaaagggagagagcgGTGACCCCAACAGCCAGCCGGGCTTTCCAGGAACTGTGGGTTTGAAAGGCTTCCAGGGAACTCTAG GGGACCAGGGTCATCCAGGGCCACCAGGATTCCGGGGCCCCACTGGGCCAGATGGGACCCCAGACAGGCCAGGAGAGAGTGGGGACCCTGGTTTTATAGGACGTGAAGGATTACCAG GTTTCCCTGGACCAAGAGGATTTCCCGGCGTGGACGCTCCCCCTGGAGAAAAGGGCATATCAGGAAGTAATGGGTATCCTGGAGTTAATGGTGTAAAAGGATCCAAAGGATATCAAGGTTCAGTTGGATTCAGGGGGCCTAGTGGTGTTTCTGGGAAGAAAG GTGTGAAAGGGGGGcaagggatgatgggagttcctGGTCATACTGGAGTGAAGGGAGAAAGAGGACCAGTTGGTCCAAAAGGAAACACTGGGGAACCAG GTTACCGTGGGTACCCAGGAAGCCAGGGTCCTGCTCCACTTCCCGACAGAGTCCCGGGAGAGAGGGGCCCTGCAGGACCACAGGGTTTCCATGGACCGGTGGGGGTGAGAGGGGATATAGGGCCACAGGGTCCTCCTGGTGATGCAG GTTTCATGGGACCCATTGGGCAGAAGGGCATGCCCGGGATCAGTGGAACACCAGGAACATCTGGATTCCGTGGAGAGGTCGGAAGAATGGGCCACCCCGGTCTGCAAGGCATGGAAG GTCGCCGTGGCAGCCCTGGGATCTCCGGGTTACCTGGCATGGCGGGCCGCAGTGTCAGTGTCGGCTACTTACTGGTTAAGCACAGTCAGTCAGAACAGACGCCCATGTGTCCAGTGGGTATGTCCAAACTGTGGAACGGCTACAGTCTGCTGTACCTCGAGGGCCAGGAAAAAGCCCACAACCAGGACCTCG GTTTGGCCGGCTCCTGCCTCCCCCGCTTCAGCACCATGCCTTTCCTCTACTGCAATCCTGGAGACCTGTGTTACTACGCCAGCAGAAATGATAAGTCCTACTGGCTGTCGACAACGGCCCCTCTTCCCATGATGCCCGTGGAAGAGGGAGAAATTAAACCCTACATCAGCCGCTGCTCGGTATGTGAAGCTCCGTCAGTTGCCATCGCAGtccacagccaggacatcacCATCCCACAGTGTCCGGCCGGCTGGCGCAGCCTGTGGATCGGTTACTCCTACCTCATG cacacagcagcaggaaacgaGGGCGGAGGTCAGTCCCTGTCATCGCCCGGCTCCTGCCTGGAGGACTTCCGCACGACACCGTTCATCGAGTGTAACGGAGCCAAAGGGACGTGCCACTACTTTGCTAACAAGCAGAGCTTCTGGCTAACCTCCATCGATCAGTCGTTCCACGCTAACCCAGCATCAGAGACTCTGAAAGCAGGCCAGCTCCTGTCACGCATCAGCCGCTGCCAGGTCTGCATGAAGAACTTGTGA
- the col4a2 gene encoding collagen alpha-2(IV) chain isoform X1 — MQGQHTGGLKSLRLLLLCLFCAILVSGAHAGGKKHSGPCGGRDCSGDCKCFPEKGGRGQPGPVGPQGPHGPTGRPGDHGIQGQKGHKGDGGRGGIIGPKGSVGQTGVPGFSGNDGIPGHPGQAGPRGRPGADGCNGTKGDSGLSRQPGYNGSPGFPGQSGRKGEKGDSLELSVYMQRFRGDPGTPGMHGIFGPPGKPGWQGNRGFPGPKGPPGGPGPRGPKGTMTKVFKGIRGDQGDIGLPGVQGNSTHPHSGPPYGPHYGVKGSPGEKGLKGESGDVDQGETGVMGFTGSRGEPGADGRPGPRGDSGDAGPRGRDGYKGVRGEPGELITSGSSWSPAGGPPGPFGERGPHGERGPVGDQGFPGPTGRPASDTQQQVWDFFGPFGIKGEQGEKGPEGEPGSPAVSVGPPGAKGRPGSMGSRGRTQTWDEVFKGAPGGRGRPGNAGYKGVKGDHGECECSVVNSPSGPPGPVGNPGDPGMTGEFGQEGDSGDPGPRGNDGSTGSSGFNGEPGPKGQKGKASVATQKGYPGDLGDPGRDGEPGAQGVPGLNGLPGFPGSQGPPGEGPWGERGDKGFLGLPGQPGVAGQRGEPGAVLGALKGQRGLPGDDGLAGYHGVPGTTGSPGGCSPTGAGGQVDVTGPCNTLPGPPGQPGLPGPTGLPGFQGLQGQKGPRGILGVHGEKGETGEQGVGGRPGPPGFPGPRGEVGFPGSIGSLGVPGSSGMPGRHGGQGEKGFHGEIIGASPGGSGDSGLIGLQGNKGQTGNQGDPGHPGMGGMPGMIGFKGESGPRGLQGEQGRPGPAGKYGYPGDPGQAGQPGPHGATGQPGFTGERGSEGESGPPGPIGLKGMPGGYGDDGVLGEYGSSGNPGEPGADGRPGAPGMKGYKGSSGMSGFEGSRGYPGGKGFGGLPGEPGVPGQVGLKGVTGQSGLKGERGVSGPSGEKPQIPAKMIVDMKGVKGERGHRGNQGFIGPRGSKGFHGFPGSGGTHGLPGDPSNDKGYYGDPGAQGLPGIKGMPGPTGNRGISGFQGMSGNRGIKGSPGAYGATGDKGRKGVRGDKGLHIDLPGPTGLRGEDGFQGVLGQTGLIGYTGDRGATGFDGIEGKKGYSGVPGISGQGGSDGQRGTPGNQGQKGFPGIPGEDGRPGFPGFPGNKGFIGLKGLYGLHGLKGQKGIPGTPGLDIVGPAGEPGVKGGKGESGDPNSQPGFPGTVGLKGFQGTLGDQGHPGPPGFRGPTGPDGTPDRPGESGDPGFIGREGLPGFPGPRGFPGVDAPPGEKGISGSNGYPGVNGVKGSKGYQGSVGFRGPSGVSGKKGVKGGQGMMGVPGHTGVKGERGPVGPKGNTGEPGYRGYPGSQGPAPLPDRVPGERGPAGPQGFHGPVGVRGDIGPQGPPGDAGFMGPIGQKGMPGISGTPGTSGFRGEVGRMGHPGLQGMEGRRGSPGISGLPGMAGRSVSVGYLLVKHSQSEQTPMCPVGMSKLWNGYSLLYLEGQEKAHNQDLGLAGSCLPRFSTMPFLYCNPGDLCYYASRNDKSYWLSTTAPLPMMPVEEGEIKPYISRCSVCEAPSVAIAVHSQDITIPQCPAGWRSLWIGYSYLMHTAAGNEGGGQSLSSPGSCLEDFRTTPFIECNGAKGTCHYFANKQSFWLTSIDQSFHANPASETLKAGQLLSRISRCQVCMKNL; from the exons GGTGGGAAGAAGCACAGCGGCCCCTGCGGAGGAAGAGACTGCAGCGGAGATTGTAAATGTTTCCCAGAGAAGGGTGGCAGG GGTCAACCTGGGCCTGTTGGTCCCCAGGGTCCACACGGGCCTACGGGAAGACCAGGTGATCACGGCATCCAGGGACAAAAGGGCCACAAAGGCGACGGTGGCCGTGGTGGCATCATAGGTCCTAAAGGAAGCGTG GGACAAACCGGCGTTCCTGGGTTTTCAGGAAACGATGGCATACCT GGACACCCAGGACAAGCTGGGCCCAGAGGGAGGCCAGGTGCTGACGGTTGTAACGGGACAAAGGGAGACTCAGGTTTATCGCGACAACCTGGTTATAATGGCTCACCTGGTTTTCCT GGACAATCCGgcaggaagggagagaagggagactCTCTGGAGCTGAGTGTGTACATGCAGCGTTTCAGG GGAGATCCCGGCACACCAGGGATGCACGGAATATTT GGGCCTCCAGGAAAGCCAGGATGGCAGGGTAACAGAGGCTTCCCAGGACCAAAG GGTCCCCCAGGGGGTCCAGGTCCACGAGGACCAAAG GGCACCATGACCAAAGTGTTTAAAGGAATCAGAGGAGACCAA GGGGACATTGGACTTCCAGGCGTGCAAGGAAACTCCACTCATCCTCATTCTGGGCCCCCCTACGGACCCCACTATGGAGTCAAG GGAAGTCCTGGAGAAAAAGGTCTGAAAGGAGAAAGCGGAGATGTG GACCAAGGAGAAACTGGTGTAATGGGATTCACTGGATCACGG GGTGAACCTGGCGCAGATGGCAGACCTGGACCAAGG GGGGATTCTGGTGACGCAGGACCAAGAGGCAGAGATGGATATAAG GGAGTCAGAGGTGAACCAGGAGAGCTGATCACATCTGGATCCTCATGGTCTCCAGCAG GTGGACCTCCGGGTCCCTTTGGTGAGCGGGGTCCACATGGAGAGAGGGGCCCAGTAGGAGATCAAGGCTTCCCCGGACCCACAGGACGTCCTGCCTCTGACACACAGCAACAAG TGTGGGACTTTTTCGGGCCATTTGGCATAAAGGGGGAACAAGGAGAGAAGGGCCCAGAAGGGGAACCAGGGAGCCCTGCAGTCAGTGTAGGACCCCCAGGGGCCAAGGGGCGCCCAGGGTCCATGGGCTCTCGAggacgcacacaaacat gGGATGAGGTCTTTAAGGGGGCTCCAGGCGGGAGAGGAAGGCCCGGCAACGCAGGCTATAAAGGAGTGAAAG GTGACCATGGAGAATGTGAGTGCAGTGTTGTAAACTCTCCATCGGGACCACCTGGCCCTGTTGGGAATCCAGGTGATCCTGGGATGACGGGAGAGTTCGGTCAGGAGGGTGATTCAGGAGACCCAGGTCCCCGGGGCAATGATGGGTCCACT GGCTCTTCTGGGTTCAATGGGGAACCGGGGCCAAAAGGCCAAAAAGGAAAAGCAAGTGTGGCCACACAGAAAG GATATCCTGGAGATCTGGGGGATCCTGGAAGAGACGGTGAGCCGGGAGCACAAGGTGTTCCAGGCCTAAACGGTTTACCTGGTTTCCCTGGTAGCCAAGGTCCTCCG GGAGAAGGTCCCTGGGGAGAACGTGGAGACAAAGGTTTCCTAGGTCTACCTGGTCAACCCGGTGTAGCCGGGCAGAGGGGAGAGCCAGGTGCCGTCCTTGGGGCCCTCAAAGGCCAGCGTGGTTTACCTGGTGATGACGGTCTTGCAGGCTATCATGGAGTTCCTGGAACAACTGGCAGTCCAG GCGGCTGTAGTCcgacaggagctggaggacaggTGGATGTAACAG GTCCTTGTAATACACTTCCAGGACCTCCTGGGCAGCCTGGACTTCCAGGACCCACTGGATTACCAGGTTTCCAAG GTCTACAAGGCCAAAAAGGACCACGGGGTATACTTGGAGTTCacggagagaaaggagaaacaGGAGAGCAAGGCGTGGGTGGCCGTCCTGGACCACCAG GTTTTCCCGGCCCACGTGGTGAAGTGGGATTTCCTGGCAGCATAGGTTCACTTGGTGTCCCTGGTTCATCCGGTATGCCCGGGCGACACGGGGGACAAGGTGAGAAGGGTTTTCATGGAGAGATCATCGGGGCTTCACCTGGAGGCAGCGGTGATTCTGGGCTGATTGGGCTTCAAGGAAATAAGGGCCAGACTGGGAATCAAGGAGATCCCGGACATCCAG GAATGGGTGGCATGCCTGGAATGATTGGCTTCAAAGGAGAGAGTGGACCTAGAGGACTGCAGGGGGAGCAAGGGAGGCCTGGGCCTGCTGGCAAGTATGGCTACCCCGGTGATCCTGGGCAAGCAGGTCAACCTGGGCCTCATGGTGCTACTGGACAGCCAG GTTTCACTGGAGAGAGGGGAAGTGAAGGAGAATCAGGCCCTCCAGGTCCCATCGGATTAAAAGGAATGCCTGGGGGGTACGGTGATGACGGTGTCCTTGGAGAGTATGGCTCATCTGGTAATCCTGGAGAGCCAGGTGCAGATGGACGCCCAGGAGCCCCAGGAATGAAGG GATATAAAGGATCTTCCGGCATGTCAGGCTTCGAGGGGAGCAGGGGTTATCCCGGGGGGAAGGGCTTCGGGGGGCTGCCAGGAGAACCTGGAGTGCCAGGCCAAGTCGGCCTAAAAGGAGTGACAGGTCAAAGTGGACTGAAGG GTGAACGTGGTGTGAGTGGTCCATCAGGGGAGAAGCCTCAGATCCCTGCCAAGATGATTGTTGACATGAAGGGTGTCAAGGGAGAGCGCGGACATCGAGGAAATCAAGGTTTCATCGGGCCAAGAG GTTCTAAGGGTTTTCATGGTTTTCCTGGCAGCGGGGGAACTCATGGTTTACCTGGAGATCCCAGCAATGACAAAGGATACTACGGAGATCCAGGTGCACAGGGGCTCCCTGGGATCAAGGGAATGCCAGGCCCGACTGGCAATCGAGGAATTTCTGGTTTTCAAGGAATGTCGGGAAACAGG GGAATTAAAGGAAGTCCCGGTGCCTATGGTGCAACAggagacaaaggcaggaagGGGGTCAGAG GTGATAAAGGTCTTCATATAGACCTTCCAGGACCCACcggactgagaggagaggacggcTTCCAAGGAGTTCTCG GCCAAACAGGACTGATTGGATACACTGGGGACAGGGGTGCTACTGGTTTTGATGGTATTGAAGGGAAAAAGGGCTATTCAGGTGTTCCAGGAATATCAGGACAAGGAG gCTCAGACGGGCAGAGGGGAACTCCTGGTAACCAGGGTCAAAAAGGCTTTCCTGGAATTCCTGGAGAAGATGGCCGCCCGGGTTTTCCTGGGTTTCCAGGCAACAAAG GTTTCATTGGCCTGAAGGGCCTTTATGGATTACATGGACTGAAAGGACAGAAGGGTATCCCAGGAACACCAG GTCTGGATATCGTTGGACCAGCTGGCGAGCCCGGAGTCAaaggaggaaagggagagagcgGTGACCCCAACAGCCAGCCGGGCTTTCCAGGAACTGTGGGTTTGAAAGGCTTCCAGGGAACTCTAG GGGACCAGGGTCATCCAGGGCCACCAGGATTCCGGGGCCCCACTGGGCCAGATGGGACCCCAGACAGGCCAGGAGAGAGTGGGGACCCTGGTTTTATAGGACGTGAAGGATTACCAG GTTTCCCTGGACCAAGAGGATTTCCCGGCGTGGACGCTCCCCCTGGAGAAAAGGGCATATCAGGAAGTAATGGGTATCCTGGAGTTAATGGTGTAAAAGGATCCAAAGGATATCAAGGTTCAGTTGGATTCAGGGGGCCTAGTGGTGTTTCTGGGAAGAAAG GTGTGAAAGGGGGGcaagggatgatgggagttcctGGTCATACTGGAGTGAAGGGAGAAAGAGGACCAGTTGGTCCAAAAGGAAACACTGGGGAACCAG GTTACCGTGGGTACCCAGGAAGCCAGGGTCCTGCTCCACTTCCCGACAGAGTCCCGGGAGAGAGGGGCCCTGCAGGACCACAGGGTTTCCATGGACCGGTGGGGGTGAGAGGGGATATAGGGCCACAGGGTCCTCCTGGTGATGCAG GTTTCATGGGACCCATTGGGCAGAAGGGCATGCCCGGGATCAGTGGAACACCAGGAACATCTGGATTCCGTGGAGAGGTCGGAAGAATGGGCCACCCCGGTCTGCAAGGCATGGAAG GTCGCCGTGGCAGCCCTGGGATCTCCGGGTTACCTGGCATGGCGGGCCGCAGTGTCAGTGTCGGCTACTTACTGGTTAAGCACAGTCAGTCAGAACAGACGCCCATGTGTCCAGTGGGTATGTCCAAACTGTGGAACGGCTACAGTCTGCTGTACCTCGAGGGCCAGGAAAAAGCCCACAACCAGGACCTCG GTTTGGCCGGCTCCTGCCTCCCCCGCTTCAGCACCATGCCTTTCCTCTACTGCAATCCTGGAGACCTGTGTTACTACGCCAGCAGAAATGATAAGTCCTACTGGCTGTCGACAACGGCCCCTCTTCCCATGATGCCCGTGGAAGAGGGAGAAATTAAACCCTACATCAGCCGCTGCTCGGTATGTGAAGCTCCGTCAGTTGCCATCGCAGtccacagccaggacatcacCATCCCACAGTGTCCGGCCGGCTGGCGCAGCCTGTGGATCGGTTACTCCTACCTCATG cacacagcagcaggaaacgaGGGCGGAGGTCAGTCCCTGTCATCGCCCGGCTCCTGCCTGGAGGACTTCCGCACGACACCGTTCATCGAGTGTAACGGAGCCAAAGGGACGTGCCACTACTTTGCTAACAAGCAGAGCTTCTGGCTAACCTCCATCGATCAGTCGTTCCACGCTAACCCAGCATCAGAGACTCTGAAAGCAGGCCAGCTCCTGTCACGCATCAGCCGCTGCCAGGTCTGCATGAAGAACTTGTGA